DNA sequence from the Dermatophagoides farinae isolate YC_2012a chromosome 10, ASM2471394v1, whole genome shotgun sequence genome:
CTGTTCGACATGGTTCTTCGGCTTCCGATTTAAGATCGAACAATCTTTCGATTGCTAATAGCGGAAATGGTGGTGATGTGTCTGCTGCTGGAGGAGGAAACGAGTCATATAGTCCAACATTACAGATTGCATCACAATCGACAgcttcatcaccatcatcatctacatcaATATCAACGCCTTCgaccacatttttttctcatataaTTTCTGCCTCACAATGTTTGTCcaattctaataataatggtggacAAGACAATAATGTATCATCTGGTACCGGTAGTAGCTCTTCATCATTAGCTCATATCGATCATCGTTCAACAAATGTATCGACAACGAATGCATCGACATCAGCtgtttcatcaaaatcgaatgaaccatcaaaatttcaatacgTTCTAGGAGCATCTACTTCGATggcaatcaaaatgaatgaagaaacaaTGACATATCTTAATCAAGGtttgtattttcatttcctcaaccaatcaatcaattgatcaattcaataGAATAATGATATCTAATATATTTGTATGAATTTGTTTGCATTCTAGGACAAtcatatgaaataaaattgaaaaaagttgGAGATTTAAGTGAGATGAAAGgcaaaatgttgaaaacaaTTATCCGTGTCTGTTTTCATGATCGACGATTACAATACATTGAAAAGGAATTAATCGAACAATGGAAAGAACAACGTCCATCTGAAAGAGTTATTGAAATTGACGTTCCTCTTTCGTATGGTATACAAGATGTTCGCAATGACCTCAAATACATTAATCGTTCTGAATTCTTTTGGGATCCAACTAAAGAGACGGGTGTTTTTATTCGGGTattgttattgaaaattttttttatcaataaatttcaccattattttattttcatgttttcagATCAATTGTATCAGTACGGAATTTACACCGAAAAAACATGGTGGCGAAAAAGGTGTACCATTTCGAATATTGATCGAAACTTATTCAAAAGATGATCCAACACACTGTCTTCATGCTGCCTCATGTCAGGTCAAAGTATTCAAACCGAAAGGTGCGGATAGAAAACATAAAACTGatcgagaaaaaatgaaccgAAAACCGGTGACCGAAcaggaaaaatttcaaccatCATATGATTGTACCGTGTTCACCGATTGTTCATTAGATGCATTCGCTTTGTATAAtctatcatcaaattcaaacatgATGATCGGAAGTGATATATTACATAATCTTtccaaatcaatcgattcagaTGAATATTTAAATCTTATGGAAACAATacataaatcaaaaatattatcaCCGATGCCAAAACCTGTTGGTCCTGCAAGTCCAAATATAAGCAATATAGTTGTTGATAAAACACCATCTTCAGCAAATAATTCCATTTGCCATCTACTTTCAGATATCAGTGATAATAGctatgaattttctttttcagcatttccaacaacatcatcgacaacactgccatcaccattatcatcaccgaAACAAATGTTAACATCGACGGCAACATGGGATGAGACACAAAAATGGCTTAAAGATAATCGTTTTGATGCTTATCTatcaatgtttgaaaatttttctggttttgaTTTCTTAATGTTATCTAAAGAAGATCTCATACAAATCTGTGGCCTAACCGATGGTATACGATTATATAATGCATTACATTGGAAAagtatcaaatcaaaattatccatCTATGTTTGTtcacataatgatgaattatttcgTGCCATTTATCTGGATACATTGACAGTCAATGAGCTACAATCGAAATTGATTGCAACAATGTTATCTTCGAATTCAACAAATCCAAAATGTACATATCTTAAAAGATTTTGTATGATGGGACCATCGGctgtgaaaattttaatcacCGATGATGTTGTACGTAATCTGCAAGATGAATCACTCTATCTGATTGAATTTACCAAAggtaatttgattttttaatcttttctttcttgttaataataacaaataattttttttctttccacaatatatatatagattacAAAGGAGAATATCATGGTCTTATGAAGCCatacaataatcaaatgaccacattgatcaataataataatggcaatattcattgttgataatgatgatgatgatgatgattaatggtGTGAcctgatgctgatgatgtttgAGGATATCCAATTTTGTTCCACAATacagatttttctttttttttttgaaactaaTTTActatataatttttatacAACAACCATTTTATACATTTCCATGAACACTTTTCTCACAcggtttttgtgtgtgtgtgtgtttttttttttgtatatcaattttatttacaaaagaaattttttctttttaaaaaaaaaacataaatgcAACATATATAACTACTATTTAGGCacatttaataaatttttttccgttgttgttgccatttgatgaattccatagtaataaaatgaaatataacggcaattaaaaattcaatataaaaaaattttaatatttttttcatttttcaaagtAAAAAACGATTCAACATTAAgatataaaattattattattattattgtttttcattattattcaatggaatgaaaggaattgatgatcacaatttaaattgaattgaaattttttttctcttaatTATTCTTTTGTCTGTATTGTGTGTTCACAAACACATCATATTAGCCTGATAGATATGTATATTTGATTCGTTACAAATTATTagatagttgttgttgtttgctgCTATAACATTGATTTGGATGTATAAACGCTtgtccgtgtgtgtgtgtgggtgtgtgtgttgaccATTTGATATGAATCGTAATGGATTAAGAATCCAAATTGAATCCATCTGCCGATAATCCTTGACTGAATCCATCctaattatttaaaaattcaaatataaaaatgaaatagaaaaaaaataataaggatcattatgatgataattagtACTTACTCTCATTTCGGccaattttttatcaatattatcGATGGCTGAATCTAAATCGGTTGAACCATTAAATTGTGGCATACCGAATGGAtcacattctttttttatctgaTGAAATGGTTCACAACCAAAAATATCTTTCTCCTGTGATATGGTTACACCAAgcaaattttgatcaattggactaatattttgattattagcCACAACAATAGGattgttgatcaaattgTTTGCTAAAACAATGggcacattattattagtattgATTGGTTTATTATCCTCGGCTCTTGGATTGAAATcttcatcaaacaaatcatttaTCGATTGGCTAttgttcaatgataataaattatcatgattcaataatgttGCCGTATTATCATTGCACTCgatatcaacatcaataaGATTAATTTGTTGATTACTACGATGATTTTTCGAACTTGATGGTGGCGGTTGTAATGGAGGAACTTGAACCGAATTCAAAGTTGactttaatttattattcatcatactATGACcatttgtcattgttgaatctttattattaccgGTTACGTTGACAATATCATCGGACAACAGATCTAGGCCATTATTCATCtcgtttttattattattggatgaaGCTGATGATAACggtgacgatgatgatgatgatgatgatgaaaataatgatgatggttttgtattattattatcgctatgatgaccatcatcaatatcgattGTGCTATCAGACACCGGTTCATATTTTCTAAGCCTTTCtttcaatgttttattttcctcTTCTAAATGGCAAACTTTTTTCTGCA
Encoded proteins:
- the LOC124491103 gene encoding uncharacterized protein LOC124491103 isoform X1; this translates as MSTAIGQWNVEIDDALAADFDGSLSGLGIELGTASFNMSEALMALPSLSSLKHNTNHHHHNHSNQHDHHPHHHQNHHHHHQHHGHHHSSNENDNDNSNGQNISNNNSSSNNNNSSSSNSGVVVGTTQPQSSSSSSSHNNFILTSSLAASLRLQQQQQQNHHHHQQHQHQQQQQQHQHHQQQQQQQQHHHNHNNNHQHGLHHHSNHGDHNHLATSLLDHRSNNNGNNNPNNDNQQQHGQQHITNGNNHSNTNNNNNSNNGNNQEEKPVAVVHGKKNRLAAYGHDADDVVQSTTIKRFCLNSDRNNSEPNNGNIHLLISNNLINNDNQDHHSHNHGHHHHHHHNHHHQDGLQPPSDCELSTSVRHGSSASDLRSNNLSIANSGNGGDVSAAGGGNESYSPTLQIASQSTASSPSSSTSISTPSTTFFSHIISASQCLSNSNNNGGQDNNVSSGTGSSSSSLAHIDHRSTNVSTTNASTSAVSSKSNEPSKFQYVLGASTSMAIKMNEETMTYLNQGQSYEIKLKKVGDLSEMKGKMLKTIIRVCFHDRRLQYIEKELIEQWKEQRPSERVIEIDVPLSYGIQDVRNDLKYINRSEFFWDPTKETGVFIRINCISTEFTPKKHGGEKGVPFRILIETYSKDDPTHCLHAASCQVKVFKPKGADRKHKTDREKMNRKPVTEQEKFQPSYDCTVFTDCSLDAFALYNLSSNSNMMIGSDILHNLSKSIDSDEYLNLMETIHKSKILSPMPKPVGPASPNISNIVVDKTPSSANNSICHLLSDISDNSYEFSFSAFPTTSSTTLPSPLSSPKQMLTSTATWDETQKWLKDNRFDAYLSMFENFSGFDFLMLSKEDLIQICGLTDGIRLYNALHWKSIKSKLSIYVCSHNDELFRAIYLDTLTVNELQSKLIATMLSSNSTNPKCTYLKRFCMMGPSAVKILITDDVVRNLQDESLYLIEFTKDYKGEYHGLMKPYNNQMTTLINNNNGNIHC
- the ced-6 gene encoding PTB domain-containing adapter protein ced-6; amino-acid sequence: MNNGTSSSSNNSNGNGKSKQHQQSSSSSSSSSLSSQQQQQQQQQQQSSSSSSTQQQKLWIHPPATLQNGHIAYLVKYFGNVEVNQPKGIDVVKESINKLKFIQPLKKSEGQKIPKVELTISVNGVAIQEPKTKKIYCQFPLHRISYCADDKNEKKFFSFIAKDSDTDKHLCFVFMSEKMSEEIILTIGQAFDLAYAKFIETSGRELEIRKQLIILQKKVCHLEEENKTLKERLRKYEPVSDSTIDIDDGHHSDNNNTKPSSLFSSSSSSSSSPLSSASSNNNKNEMNNGLDLLSDDIVNVTGNNKDSTMTNGHSMMNNKLKSTLNSVQVPPLQPPPSSSKNHRSNQQINLIDVDIECNDNTATLLNHDNLLSLNNSQSINDLFDEDFNPRAEDNKPINTNNNVPIVLANNLINNPIVVANNQNISPIDQNLLGVTISQEKDIFGCEPFHQIKKECDPFGMPQFNGSTDLDSAIDNIDKKLAEMRDGFSQGLSADGFNLDS
- the LOC124491103 gene encoding uncharacterized protein LOC124491103 isoform X2 yields the protein MSTAIGQWNVEIDDALAADFDGSLSGLGIELGTASFNMSEALMALPSLSSLKHNTNHHHHNHSNQHDHHPHHHQNHHHHHQHHGHHHSSNENDNDNSNGQNISNNNSSSNNNNSSSSNSGVVVGTTQPQSSSSSSSHNNFILTSSLAASLRLQQQQQQNHHHHQQHQHQQQQQQHQHHQQQQQQQQHHHNHNNNHQHGLHHHSNHGDHNHLATSLLDHRSNNNGNNNPNNDNQQQHGQQHITNGNNHSNTNNNNNSNNGNNQEEKPVAVVHGKKNRLAAYGHDADDVVQSTTIKRFCLNSDRNNSEPNNDHHSHNHGHHHHHHHNHHHQDGLQPPSDCELSTSVRHGSSASDLRSNNLSIANSGNGGDVSAAGGGNESYSPTLQIASQSTASSPSSSTSISTPSTTFFSHIISASQCLSNSNNNGGQDNNVSSGTGSSSSSLAHIDHRSTNVSTTNASTSAVSSKSNEPSKFQYVLGASTSMAIKMNEETMTYLNQGQSYEIKLKKVGDLSEMKGKMLKTIIRVCFHDRRLQYIEKELIEQWKEQRPSERVIEIDVPLSYGIQDVRNDLKYINRSEFFWDPTKETGVFIRINCISTEFTPKKHGGEKGVPFRILIETYSKDDPTHCLHAASCQVKVFKPKGADRKHKTDREKMNRKPVTEQEKFQPSYDCTVFTDCSLDAFALYNLSSNSNMMIGSDILHNLSKSIDSDEYLNLMETIHKSKILSPMPKPVGPASPNISNIVVDKTPSSANNSICHLLSDISDNSYEFSFSAFPTTSSTTLPSPLSSPKQMLTSTATWDETQKWLKDNRFDAYLSMFENFSGFDFLMLSKEDLIQICGLTDGIRLYNALHWKSIKSKLSIYVCSHNDELFRAIYLDTLTVNELQSKLIATMLSSNSTNPKCTYLKRFCMMGPSAVKILITDDVVRNLQDESLYLIEFTKDYKGEYHGLMKPYNNQMTTLINNNNGNIHC